A window of bacterium genomic DNA:
TTCCGAAAAACAGATGGCAACGGTAATACCACCGCCAAAATTCAACACACACGGGCTATTCTCGAGGTGAACGGATTCTCCTTGCGTTAGCACCCCACCATCATACGCGAGTCCATTCATACTGAGGTCCGTGATGAGAATATCCTCAAGGCTGATAAATTCAATAGTTGAGTGTTTCCGCGACACATGCGGCGCACCAAGCCAAAGATCACTTGAGGGATCTCTGCCAATCCTGAGGGGCTTTCCTTCTTGAATCAGCAATTTCTGCGGACGAGCGACTTCTGAGAGTGACATCAGCAGCGGATAGCGTTCCTCTGGAAGTATCTGCAGATCAACCTCTGCAGTTTGACGGGGCACTGAGACTTGCTCTTCTTGATCGATTGCATACGCAACAATGCTTCTCCCAATGATAATTGGCTTTCCAGGAGGAATCTGATTTTTCCCTGAAACTTGCTGTGCTCCCACAAAGGTTCCATTTGTAGAACCGACATCCTCAATAAAAAATTTCCCAGCTTCATACGTCACATTGGCATGCCTTGCAGATACATCAGGAGCGTCCAAGCGAAGTGCATTATCTCGATCTCTACCAATCGTCAGCGGAAGATCTGGCGAAAACGAAATAGTGACTGGAGCATCTCCGCTTACCGCCAGCGCAGGGAAATACGGCGCCGGGTTTTCACACGCTCTGCGTAAAATGTGAGCTGCTACCTTATCAAGGGCATCTCCTCGCATAGAGCAAAGGTCAAGATCGAGTGCAGTGATAGAAAGCTGTATGGAGCCCAGGTTCAGGCTCGCTTCCCCATCATATTCCCGATCGAGGTAAGCAGGGGTTTCAACTCGCAAGTGAGAATGCGAAATAAGCGGCTGAGTTCGGAAAGTCCGGCCAATACCTCTATACAGATGAAGTTCATACGGCAGTTCAGCAAGTTCATCGATTAGCACGTGGGCGTAGTCGCTGGCTCCAATGACCGCGTGTGACCTGCGGACGAAGACCGTTTCAGTATCGGCCCCATCACCATTAAAAGTTATTTCTAACGAAAACATACGGTGTCTACTCTCGACCAGAATGGCCGTAAACTCATGGATTTAAGCCCCAAGAATTCAAAGTTTTAATAAACCATCATTCGCATCGAACAGAAAGGTTATGGCAAAGCAAGAACAAGAGGAATCGTACAAAAAATTCTTAGGAAAAATGAGTTGATTCTAAGAAAGTTCTGTAGCTAACCTCCTGATTATAGAACATGGTTTATTTTTCTGGCTCCGACTTGGAGAAACTCATGCACTCCTTCATACCATGCCTGCATCTAAAAAGTTTCGAGGTATTTCGTTTTGAGTTACAAAGGCGCCTGCCATGACGAGACACAAGAAGATTCTCATTATCGATGACGACATGATCGCTCTAGACATTGTCGATCTTCTCTTCGAAGAGCATGGCTTTGAAGTTATTCGCAGCTCAGATGGCTGCCGCGCAATCTCTGCTATCGATGACACCGCACCAGACATCGTTTTGGTTGACTTGATGATGCCAAAGATGAGTGGTCAAGAGTGCATTCAAGCACTGAGAGCCAAAGGGCTAAACGTTCCAATCGTCGCCTTCACCGCTATTGATGATCCTGAAGTGCATGCGGATGTCGAAACCCTCGGGGGGAGCCTCGTATTAACGAAGCCATGCAAACCATCACTCCTCTTGAAGGAGGTCGAAGCTCTTCTTGACGCTTGAGGCTAAAAAGGCTGTTCTCTCTTCTCTCAGTTACCCCAACCCTACGTGTTCTATTCATCCCAAGAGACCTGAAGCGCTATTCTCCCTATAAGAATTTGATCGCCATCCTGCAGCGGGTAAACTTTTCCCTCTTCAAGCTGCACTGCTCCATTCAAGATTGTGCCATTCAGACTCCCCATATCGATAATCGAGAGTTCATCACCCGACATCTCAATGGTGGCATGTTTCCGAGAAACCCGAGCATCCTCATCAATCGCGTCCAAATCTATTTCTGGAAACACTCCGGCAGTCGGATCCCACCGTCCAATGAGATTTTGACCCTCTCGAATTGGATACTGCTTCTTTTTGCGCTTGCCATCCCATATCTGTAAATAAACGGACATGCCCCCATTGTCGGACTTTCAGACGAGAGAGGCAAAGATTTTTCGACTCCAATCAATTCGCAATAGGCATCAACATTTGCAACCCTACGGTAGAGTGCCTTCTTTCTTCTCCCTTTTCTGCTTCCTCTGAGCCGGGAAAATCATCCTATAAAAAAGGCTATGGGGGCTCATCAGAGGCGAAACAACAGCATCTGAGCGGCTGCCCATTTAAAAGGTGTGTTATCTCAATTAGTTAATCATATTTGCTAATTGTCCTGAAAAAGGGTCTGATATCATA
This region includes:
- a CDS encoding FHA domain-containing protein, coding for MFSLEITFNGDGADTETVFVRRSHAVIGASDYAHVLIDELAELPYELHLYRGIGRTFRTQPLISHSHLRVETPAYLDREYDGEASLNLGSIQLSITALDLDLCSMRGDALDKVAAHILRRACENPAPYFPALAVSGDAPVTISFSPDLPLTIGRDRDNALRLDAPDVSARHANVTYEAGKFFIEDVGSTNGTFVGAQQVSGKNQIPPGKPIIIGRSIVAYAIDQEEQVSVPRQTAEVDLQILPEERYPLLMSLSEVARPQKLLIQEGKPLRIGRDPSSDLWLGAPHVSRKHSTIEFISLEDILITDLSMNGLAYDGGVLTQGESVHLENSPCVLNFGGGITVAICFSEEHEEMFLESNGAPSTFTQKEGEERDSREVVPSRQTLAAPGVPQEALSQFEMNTRPNRFVSGFLALGSYERVGVLVTGILVALALLVASMLVVSLLF
- a CDS encoding response regulator — translated: MTRHKKILIIDDDMIALDIVDLLFEEHGFEVIRSSDGCRAISAIDDTAPDIVLVDLMMPKMSGQECIQALRAKGLNVPIVAFTAIDDPEVHADVETLGGSLVLTKPCKPSLLLKEVEALLDA
- a CDS encoding FHA domain-containing protein → MSVYLQIWDGKRKKKQYPIREGQNLIGRWDPTAGVFPEIDLDAIDEDARVSRKHATIEMSGDELSIIDMGSLNGTILNGAVQLEEGKVYPLQDGDQILIGRIALQVSWDE